Proteins encoded in a region of the Populus alba chromosome 13, ASM523922v2, whole genome shotgun sequence genome:
- the LOC118053288 gene encoding uncharacterized protein, with product MMSFLQKPVSMFLQVLFFLLLMCFPSFFAFPPNSSATSFGAAKYVATEGNKEAEALLKWKASLDDNHSQAVLSSWVGSSPCKWLGITCDNSGSVANFSLPHFGLRGTLQSFNFSSFPNILTLNLWNNSLYGTIPSHISNLTKITKLDLSDNHFIGNIPLEIGLLTSLNLLDLSENNLTGLIPSSIGTLKHLSILYLWGNKLSSPIPSSIGNMTKLIELSLSKNNLTGLIPASIGTLKHLFVLFLWRNKLSGLIPPEIGSLQSLSNLDLSSNDLTGRIPSSIGNLRNLSILSLWDNKLSGPIPSSIGNMTKLIDLSLNKNNLIG from the coding sequence ATGATGTCCTTCCTACAGAAACCAGTCTCAATGTTTCTCcaagtccttttttttctccttctaatgtgctttccttctttctttgccTTTCCTCCTAATTCCTCTGCAACTTCATTTGGTGCTGCCAAATATGTAGCTACTGAAGGTAATAAAGAAGCGGAGGCTCTCCTAAAATGGAAAGCAAGTCTTGATGACAACCACAGCCAAGCTGTCCTGTCTTCTTGGGTTGGCAGCAGCCCTTGCAAGTGGCTTGGAATCACTTGTGACAATTCTGGAAGTGTCGCGAATTTCAGCCTTCCACATTTTGGTCTGAGAGGTACGCTTCAAAGTTTCAACTTCTCATCCTTCCCCAATATTCTCACTCTCAATCTCTGGAACAATTCACTCTATGGAACTATTCCATCCCACATTAGTAACCTGACCAAAATCACCAAATTAGACTTGAGTGATAATCATTTCATTGGAAATATTCCACTTGAGATAGGATTGTTGACAAGTCTTAACCTTTTGGACCTTAGTGAAAATAATCTCACCGGTTTGATCCCATCCTCTATTGGAACTCTGAAACACCTATCCATTCTCTATCTATGGGGTAACAAACTCTCTAGTCCCATTCCTTCTTCTATAGGGAACATGACTAAGCTCATTGAATTGAGTCTTAGTAAAAATAATCTCACTGGTTTGATCCCAGCCTCTATTGGAACTCTGAAACACCTATTTGTTCTCTTTCTATGGCGTAACAAACTCTCTGGCTTGATACCTCCAGAGATTGGGTCATTACAATCTCTCAGTAACCTTGACTTGTCAAGCAATGATTTAACTGGTAggatcccttcttctattggaaaTCTGAGAAACTTATCCATTCTTTCTCTCTGGgataacaaactctctggtCCCATTCCTTCTTCTATAGGGAACATGACTAAGCTCATTGATTTGagtcttaataaaaataatctcatcGGTTAG